From the genome of Plasmodium malariae genome assembly, chromosome: 9, one region includes:
- the ERC gene encoding endoplasmic reticulum-resident calcium binding protein, putative, with amino-acid sequence MKTYVYNLLVACFVLYLRTNVKAVGGDPMKYADMKGLDDLSNLNDDQVKDILGLNIAEAKERIGKLFNIIDKNKDKILSDDELSTWSNNVKNEVFLKQVQVEMKQIDSDKDGFISLNELNDAFSQNLDAKEVEKHVDGLLKRFQIVDKDKDNKLNINEVGLLIDPMKDEELKELEISEILNHHDVNKDGKISIDEFKRTRTDDPSVKKDDDVALDDFNFFDTNKDGFIDREEIIKVYFDPTHETGSINLNEVKNSIFEGKQITYDLWNDKALKLAVTSLTDYGDILRYPEDFKLDIGKNVVLPSSRKGEAEEEDLDQEDSATDDKDDGAEQKAQTADEL; translated from the coding sequence atgaaaacgtacgtatataatttgttagTAGCATGTTTCGTGTTGTACCTGAGGACTAATGTAAAAGCTGTAGGGGGTGACCCGATGAAATATGCTGATATGAAAGGACTTGATGACTTAAGTAATTTAAATGATGATCAagtaaaagatatattaggACTAAATATTGCAGAAGCAAAAGAACGAATAGGAAaactatttaatataattgataaaaataaagataaaatattaagtgaTGATGAATTAAGTACTTGGTCTAATAATGTTAAGAATGAAGTGTTTTTAAAACAAGTACAAGTTGAAATGAAACAAATAGATTCAGATAAAGATGGGTTCATATcattaaatgaattaaatgatGCCTTTTCTCAAAACTTAGATGCAAAGGAAGTGGAAAAACATGTAGATGGATTATTAAAGAGATTTCAAATTGTTGATAAGGATAAAGATAATAAGTTAAATATCAATGAAGTTGGTCTACTGATAGACCCAATGAAAGatgaagaattaaaagaattagaGATTAGTGAAATATTAAATCATCATGATGTAAATAAAGATGGAAAAATTTCAATAGATGAGTTTAAAAGAACTAGGACTGATGATCCCAGTGTCAAAAAAGATGATGATGTTGCTCTTGAtgattttaacttttttgaTACTAATAAAGATGGTTTTATAGACAGAGAGGAAATTATTAAAGTTTATTTTGATCCCACACATGAAACTGGatctattaatttaaatgaagtaaaaaattcaattttCGAAGGAAAACAAATTACTTATGACTTATGGAATGATAAGGCTCTAAAACTTGCTGTCACTTCATTAACAGATTATGGTGATATATTAAGATATCCTGAAGATTTTAAGTTAGACATTGGTAAAAATGTTGTTTTACCATCAAGTAGAAAAGGAGAAGCAGAAGAAGAGGACTTAGATCAAGAGGACTCAGCTACTGATGATAAGGATGATGGTGCTGAGCAAAAAGCCCAAACCGCTGATGAATTGTAA
- the PmUG01_09018400 gene encoding conserved Plasmodium protein, unknown function: MGNVSTRDENVKRSLILLDDKLVHNLEKKNNNTNTEINAKELGEENALKEICSVAKPASPGENEYDALRKRILNDLIKEREIYMNSQKDILYNIKEHPNSLKIPQTHNECFHDENKIYKCLKNMNDSTSTFVNSYARCCRYLREYESCVQKIKT, encoded by the exons ATGGGAAATGTATCCACGAGGGacgaaaatgtaaaaagaaGCTTAATACTGTTAGATGATAaacttgttcataatttggaaaaaaaaaataataatacaaacaCGGAAATAAATGCAAAAGAGTTAGGGGAGGAAAATGCGTTAAAGGAAATTTGTTCAGTAGCAAAACCAGCGTCACCAGGGG AAAATGAATACGACGCATTACGCAAAAGAATTCTTAACGATTTAATTAAGGAGAGAGAAATATACATGAACAGTCAGAaggatatattatataatataaaagaacaCCCAAATAGTTTGAAAATTCCACAAACTCATAACGAATGTTTtcatgatgaaaataaaatatataaatgccttaaaaatatgaacgaTTCAACGTCTACTTTTGTTAATTCTTATGCCCGATGTTGTAGGTATTTGCGAGAATATGAAAGTTGTGTTCAGAAAATAAAGACCTAA
- the PmUG01_09018300 gene encoding heat shock protein DnaJ homologue Pfj2, putative, whose product MYVRMSCGNGYMMRKREFIRVEKIIMNVGNVKRRKKITNFHPVILLILSFFLSFANGMDYYKRLGIKRNATKEEISKAYRKLAKEYHPDVAPHKEKDFIEIANAYETLSDPEKRKLYDMYGENYSDSNQGFGGGGFGGQGFGGGGFGGHGFHFDQDVVNEIFRQFASGGRGGEGRTGNFHFKFSSSNHGSSGPNFNHPPFENEYEDIYKNEILKINSKNLDSIINDITYVLVINFYSPSCSHCKSFKKMYLRFTKKFEGYINFAVVNCQDEKSICRKYNVKSLPHIILMKKNKTYETFYGQRTEDSLMSFINNHIPYSYVEVSNGKKLDKFLTKNVDIPKVIFFISYNDNTVMLKALSLEFEKRIDMAVIYNKNYNIMKLFKNRNIKTPSLLLVEDIDNMSGDITQLKNFDFNVLSLKLSHIFAQSRLQNNLYGHITTYQQLTKKKYESGQCSEKDSQICFLILKLLNNSYKQFDQDIKKVASNFSSDPIKILYINIFDQPYILESFGLTNTCTHSNCLILVAFRPKRQRFRVFDGEVNMNSVHNFVDSVVSGAISINQNLKRRLKFVNTSHYADEL is encoded by the coding sequence atgtatgtacgaaTGTCGTGCGGGAATGGGTATATGATGAGGAAAAGAGAATTTATAAGAGTTGAAAAGATAATAATGAACGTTGGAAATGTTAAGAGAAGAAAGAAGATAACCAATTTTCACCCAGtgattttgttaatattatctttttttttgtcgttTGCTAATGGGATGGATTACTACAAAAGATTAggtataaaaagaaatgcaACAAAGGAAGAGATTTCAAAAGCGTACAGAAAGCTAGCCAAGGAATATCACCCGGATGTAGCACCGCATAAAGAGAAGGATTTTATTGAAATAGCAAATGCATATGAAACGTTATCAGATCccgaaaaaagaaaattatatgatatGTATGGGGAAAATTATTCGGATAGTAATCAAGGTTTCGGCGGTGGAGGGTTCGGTGGTCAAGGGTTTGGCGGTGGGGGTTTCGGTGGACATGGATTTCATTTCGATCAGGACGTTGTGAATGAAATATTTCGACAATTTGCAAGTGGAGGTAGGGGAGGAGAAGGTCGTACAGGAAATTTCCATTTTAAATTTAGTTCCAGTAATCATGGTAGTTCTGGTCCAAATTTTAATCATCCTCCTTTTGAAAATGAATatgaagatatatataaaaatgaaattttaaaaattaattcaaaaaatttggACTCAATAATTAATGATATTACTTACGTATTAGTTATCAACTTTTATTCTCCATCATGTTCTCATTGtaaatcttttaaaaaaatgtatttacgatttactaaaaaatttgaagGTTATATCAACTTTGCTGTTGTTAATTGCCAAGATGAAAAGAGTATatgtagaaaatataatgtcAAATCATTACcgcatattattttaatgaaaaagaataaaacatATGAAACTTTTTATGGTCAGAGAACGGAAGATTCACTTATgtcttttataaataatcatATACCTTACTCTTATGTTGAAGTAtcaaatggaaaaaaattagataaaTTTTTGACCAAAAATGTAGACATACCTAaagtcatattttttatttcgtaTAATGACAATACTGTAATGTTAAAGGCATTATCTTTAGAATTTGAAAAACGAATTGATATGgctgttatatataataaaaattataatattatgaaactttttaaaaatagaaatattaaaacccCATCTTTACTATTAGTAGAAGATATAGATAATATGTCAGGTGATATAACacagttaaaaaattttgactTTAATGTTTTATCTTTAAAGTTAAGTCATATATTTGCACAAAGTAGGTTACAGAATAATCTATATGGTCATATTACTACATATCAacaattaacaaaaaaaaaatatgaatcgGGGCAATGTTCAGAAAAAGATTCccaaatatgttttttaattttaaaattattaaataatagcTATAAACAGTTTGATCAggatataaaaaaggtaGCATCCAATTTTAGTAGTGATcctataaaaattttatatatcaatatttttgATCAACCGTATATTTTAGAATCATTCGGATTAACaaatacatgtacacattCCAACTGCCTCATTTTAGTTGCCTTCAGACCGAAGAGACAAAGATTTCGTGTCTTTGATGGAGAAGTAAATATGAACagtgttcataattttgttGATAGTGTTGTTAGTGGGGCAATATCAATCAACCAAAATTTGAAAAGGCGCTTAAAGTTCGTTAATACGTCGCATTACGCAGATGAGCTTTAG
- the PmUG01_09018500 gene encoding conserved Plasmodium protein, unknown function, whose product MEDDFNIDADYIRRLSVKYKDVDHPLFMSELPKNIEENEDLVALYNLMLCDENDLSLARNYKEVGNDYYKDGVKYYEDAIISYSKGIKVLNNYLVSATSSKLSNKSTENGTTNGATNGTEAPLRENKKEKVQEHHREALSLNTPKGKEGGDLCEMDVRNLLCDLYCNRAIIHYKKKRYVQCLDDCKLSFSFNEKKYKSVYYSILCTQKLELFNEAYKYIVLFDNIIQDENVKCSLNIKEYERIKNEIIQKYTHLLNEKKRKEEERKLLVEMEKNNINHIQNILKKRDIKILNNVYNDNNNIIPVFYIDKSMFIHFTIFLIYFETNIIDTILDVSENNCLMDYYNIVKKNKNNLFLFSYLEFPNDIFYIISCSSYISDIINKIKIISPILSVHIIENEEANKQFQLNKNIHSVKT is encoded by the coding sequence ATGGAGGATGACTTTAACATTGACGCGGATTATATAAGAAGATTATCGGTAAAATATAAGGATGTGGATCATCCCTTATTTATGAGTGAACtaccaaaaaatatagaagagAATGAAGATTTAGTAGccttatataatttaatgcTGTGTGATGAAAATGATTTAAGCTTAGCtagaaattataaagaaGTGGGTAATGATTATTACAAAGACGGAGTTAAATATTATGAGGATGCTATAATAAGCTATAGCAAAGGCATCAAAGTGTTAAACAACTACCTCGTTTCAGCAACCTCTAGTAAATTGAGCAATAAATCTACTGAAAATGGTACTACAAACGGTGCTACGAACGGTACTGAAGCCCCCTTGCGCGAAAATAAGAAGGAAAAAGTGCAGGAACACCACAGAGAAGCTCTAAGCTTAAACACTCCAAAGGGGAAGGAGGGGGGGGATCTATGCGAAATGGACGTGAGAAACCTGTTGTGTGATTTGTACTGTAATAGAGCTATaattcattataaaaaaaagaggtatGTACAATGTTTAGATGATTGTAAATTatccttttcatttaatgaaaaaaaatacaaaagtgTATATTACAGTATATTGTGTACGCAAAAATTAGAGTTATTCAATGAggcatacaaatatattgttctgtttgataatattatacaaGATGAAAATGTGAAATGctcattaaatataaaagaatatgaaagaataaaaaatgaaataatacaAAAGTATACACAtcttttaaatgaaaagaaaagaaaagaagaagagaGAAAACTCCTTgtagaaatggaaaaaaataatattaaccatatacaaaatatattaaaaaaaagagatattaaaatattaaataatgtatacaatgataataataatattattcctGTGTTCTATATTGATAAATCTATGTTCATacattttacaatttttttaatttattttgaaacGAATATCATTGATACCATTTTAGACGTTTCGGAAAATAATTGTCTCATGGACTATTATAACATTGttaagaaaaacaaaaataatttatttctcttttccTATCTTGAGTTTcctaatgatatattttatattattagttGTTCATCATACATAAGtgacataataaataaaataaaaataatctcTCCTATTCTTTCAGTACATATTATTGAAAACGAGGAAGCTAATAAACAGTTCCAGTTGAACAAAAATATTCACTCAGTTAaaacataa
- the PmUG01_09018100 gene encoding succinyl-CoA synthetase alpha subunit, putative → MKNLCFSLKGRNYSATSKVFIDKNTTVICQGITGKQGSFHTTEALKYGTKVVGGVNPRKKGTLWTSNDNKYTLPVFGSTLEAKEKTNCYASVIYVPPEHAKNAIIESIESEISLIVCITEGICQHDMLQVKSCLNMSKKSTLIGPNCPGVIKPGECKIGIMPSHIHKKGCVGIVSRSGTLTYEGVNQTTKVGLGQSTCVGIGGDPFHGTNFIDCIKLFLEDDQTKCILLIGEIGGNAEEQVAEWLIQNNVDCEKKKKKPVFAFIAGKCAPPGKRMGHAGALISGGKGTADEKLKALKSAGVHTIINPTQMGHEIYSIMKNLT, encoded by the exons atgaaaaatttatgtttctCCTTAAag GGAAGAAATTATTCTGCAACAAGTAAGGTGTTTATTGACAAAAATACAACGGTAATATGCCAAGGGATTACTGGGAAACAg GGAAGTTTTCACACTACAGAAGCCTTAAAGTATGGAACAAAAGTCGTAGGAGGAGTAAACCCTAGGAAAAAAGGGACATTATGGACAAGTAATgataacaaatatacattacCAGTTTTTGGATCAACTCTTGAAGCTAAGGAAAAAACGAACTGCTATGCATCAGTTATATATGTTCCTCCAGAGCACGCAAAAAATGCAATAATTGAATCAATTGAGTCAGAAATTTCTTTAATTGTATGTATAACAGAAGGGATATGTCAACATGATATGTTACAAGTTAAGTCTTGCCTGAACATGTCAAAAAAGAGTACCTTAATTGGTCCTAATTGTCCAGGTGTTATAAAACCAGGGGAATGTAAAATTGGAATTATGCCTTCacatattcataaaaaaggaTGTGTTGGTATTGTAAGTAGAAGTGGTACATTAACATATGAAGGAGTAAATCAAACCACAAAAGTTGGCCTAGGTCAATCTACGTGTGTAGGTATAGGGGGAGATCCATTTCATGGTACGAATTTTATTGAttgtattaaattatttttagaagATGATCAaacaaaatgtattttattaattggTGAAATTGGGGGAAATGCAGAAGAGCAAGTAGCTGAGTggttaatacaaaataatgttgattgtgaaaaaaaaaaaaaaaaacctgtTTTTGCATTCATAGCTGGAAAATGTGCACCTCCAGGGAAAAGAATGGGCCATGCAGGTGCTTTAATTAGTGGTGGGAAAGGAACAGCAGATGAAAAATTGAAGGCTCTAAAAAGTGCAGGTGTTCATACTATTATTAATCCTACACAAATGGGTCATGAAATATATTCCATAATGAAAAATCTTACGTAA
- the PmUG01_09018700 gene encoding conserved Plasmodium protein, unknown function — translation MNEVNDIDIDEYNKNIIQELNAAEEEGELSLSMFLHDLIEIDIESNFSFTYKVIDRMMNICINSLNSHLILLADECIYFIRYSVNKCINIEEVDEIFFKKLNIIINICLNEKQFSNDSFLLFERTFFFFVIDINNIVPLKEKWKIYNIELASFYSSLLHIVSFHLSLFNEIINNIKKEKDIIITNNRHIQIGCSRIKIIEIALDLLLLLFHNVDEVNNISSLDSYINNIIKQIEIIPDIEIKKKTRSLFKRIHKLVPEKDRINLSSLNLIATLITKKRNYFLTLTKENNINLNYLKYNSYIYLSNSSLSFHTSAITNDHGNNTTEQIILSPKGYKGNLLINFFYAYFYNTKNKLLIVLSYDRVKIYSDDQSKKIVFSLGKSDALGVLSNKLREQFEDRLLQNVELQIKFNSESTKRKIFDIIKNITELETTVCDDKEEELIYEQDSIHLKENNNLYLNKRKHDGMNEIYTNNILFNDNNKSTEKLIRRKVSFATTKEICLLTEDTPMGTRTMLLEQSLNHVNDRNENDNIQDAHDLDSSQDNHNKYSNDSNNGNNGNHRDCTDYPTDYNLPNVQKKKKKEFHREQLLKKDVNKQKLLLYSSCISEFENDSFRVKGNDAEKKQQQGGGMLKVSYATTKDLFGENFAYNEDDNKDSEIASAANSSIDNDIDNYMNNNIESDIGSNVNSYVNSDCYYTKCKETGSGISFDDSLKVNNQNLVKTLNESGEKCSKILELYDRVNEGIDGNPPSVDLFNGNIIKENTPIELNTRAIKRHAYVCEESGHCCKEEKQESQNIEVSHMSNIVQNDANEGVIHSINGDESEPIKLRRRDLHYSLNSHCSRDAHDDTQINNKNNGVLRNRTDRGSNNRSNAPEDGHDVLKKGNSCEGRKTPNATVSATATTSATTTATTTATTTATTTATTDNITTNADNITTTNADNITTTNADNVTTTNADNITTTNADNITTTNADNVTTTNADNVTTTNADNVTTTNADNITTTNADNITTTNADSKINGSNNNSSNTNNNNSSAHEDEKTLQSTKQQCNKNGIKNTQFNNRVNETNLGGNKRLDNIDSLECGSINSKECNISRRPVDIVKKILNYEEKQKHIDECIHSLSKYKKNDKELHISSNTTKCNDNSSSFLIKPSNMITTRMNQECVTTAQKRFKRSRIYLERSSKVRKFNNDTAVTIDAGTSQRNNNDDAKQRKRFRNGEENEIIHEVDGTSGTADYSEIVNIIGKDEPSNELLLNDEGDDVHMIEATVEPTFSVGVIGPVDQVGLVDQVDPDGLINPIGIVNPIGIVNPIGIVNPVNPGLVTPIDVPNSNGRSQQRLRSSYHIDKPCSSSKNNKRIATNSCTNMNEGHLKNNTDSPYPIKKIKYNYYDSAFLHLLKKEDNLENLSAKYLIKAYTLIQYNKRYIHIQIVDYFRYIRKEILLYYEKINIKYIKLLNEIQAEYDMKFQNIVSKYSKRLAAYRKKKKNVNMENMPIPIDIHIINGKLKCLYETFNIVQRTMMDKISNSKIVMKYKQSDIYSPSFSFGTIIS, via the exons ATGAACGAGGTGAACGATATAGACATAGACGAATACAACAAGAACATAATTCAAGAACTGAATGCCGCGGAAGAGGAAGGCGAGTTATCCCTATCTATGTTTCTTCACGACCTAATAGAGATCGATATAGAGTCTAATTTTAGTTTTACTTATAAAGTTATAGATAGAAtgatgaatatatgtattaactCGTTAAATAGTCATTTAATATTGTTAGCTGATGAGTGCATATACTTTATTCGGTACAGTGTAAATAAGTGCATTAACATAGAAGAAGTagatgaaattttttttaaaaaattaaatattataataaacatatgtttaaatgaaaaacaatTCTCTAATGatagttttttattatttgaaagaactttttttttttttgttattgatataaataatattgtacCATTAAAGGAAAAgtggaaaatatataatatcgaATTGGCTTCATTCTATTCCTCTTTATTACATATCGTATCATTTCATTTGtctttatttaatgaaataataaataatataaaaaaggaaaaagacattattataactaaTAATAGACATATACAGATAGGTTGTTCtcgtattaaaataatagaaatagcATTAGATTTATTGCTACTCCTATTTCATAATGTAGATGAggttaataatatatcaagTTTAGATAgctatattaataatataataaaacaaattgaaATTATACCTGacattgaaataaaaaaaaaaactcgcTCTTTATTTAAACGTATACATAAACTAGTACCAGAAAAGGATAGAATTAATTTATCATCACTAAACCTTATAGCAACCttaataactaaaaaaaggaattactTCCTTACATTgacaaaagaaaataatattaatttaaattatttaaaatataattcatatatatatctgaGCAATAGCAGTCTTTCTTTTCATACTTCTGCCATTACAAATGACCATGGAAATAATACTACAGagcaaattattttatcacCTAAAGGATATAAAGGAAATCTACtcattaactttttttatgcatatttcTATAACACAAAGAATAAATTGCTTATCGTTTTGTCTTATGATAGAGTCAAAATATACAGTGATGAccaatcaaaaaaaattgttttctCTCTTGGCAAAAGTGACGCACTAG GAGTACTATCGAACAAGTTGAGAGAGCAGTTTGAGGACCGCCTATTACAAAATGTTGagttacaaataaaattcaatTCAGAGTCTACaaagagaaaaatttttgatataataaagaatataacTGAGCTTGAGACGACTGTGTGCGATGATAAAGAAGAAGAATTGATATATGAACAGGATAGTATTCATCTTAAGGAGAACAACAatctatatttaaataaacgTAAACATGATGGTATGAATgaaatttatacaaataatattttatttaatgataaCAACAAAAGTACAGAAAAACTGATAAGGAGAAAAGTAAGTTTCGCTACAACTAaagaaatatgtttattGACTGAGGACACACCTATGGGTACAAGAACAATGCTACTAGAGCAGTCATTAAACCATGTAAATGAtagaaatgaaaatgataatatacaAGATGCGCATGATTTGGACAGTAGTCAGGataatcataataaatatagtaatGATAGCAATAATGGCAATAATGGTAATCATAGGGATTGTACTGATTATCCTACTGACTATAATTTGCCCAatgttcagaaaaaaaaaaaaaaa gaattccATAGAGAACAGTTACTTAAAAAAGAcgtaaataaacaaaaactACTATTATATAGTAGCTGCATCAGTGAGTTTGAAAATGATTCATTTAGAGTTAAAGGGAATGATGCCGAGAAGAAACAACAACAAGGGGGTGGAATGCTCAAGGTTAGTTACGCAACAACGAAGGACTTATTCGGTGAAAATTTTGCCTACAATGAGGATGACAACAAGGATAGCGAAATTGCAAGCGCTGCCAACAGTAGCATAGACAATGATATAGATAATTACATGAACAACAATATAGAAAGCGATATAGGTAGTAACGTCAACAGCTATGTCAATAGCGACTGTTACTACACAAAATGCAAAGAAACAGGAAGCGGTATCTCCTTTGACGATTCGTTAAAAGTGAACAATCAGAACCTTGTAAAAACGCTTAACGAAAGTGGCGAAAAATGCTCTAAAATATTAGAATTATATGATAGGGTAAACGAAGGGATAGATGGTAACCCCCCTTCTGTTGATCTTTTTAATGGGAATATTATCAAAGAGAACACTCCCATTGAATTAAATACTAGAGCTATTAAAAGACATGCGTATGTGTGTGAGGAGAGTGGGCATTGTTGTAAGGAAGAAAAACAAGAGAGTCAAAATATAGAAGTTTCTCATATGTCCAATATAGTGCAAAATGATGCAAATGAAGGAGTAATACATTCAATAAACGGAGATGAAAGCGAGCCGATTAAGCTAAGACGTAGGGATTTGCATTATTCGCTTAATTCACATTGTTCGCGTGATGCTCATGATGATACACAgattaacaataaaaacaatGGAGTTCTTCGAAACAGGACTGACAGAGGTAGCAATAATAGAAGCAATGCCCCCGAAGACGGGCATGATGTACTTAAAAAGGGAAACTCGTGTGAAGGGAGGAAAACACCTAATGCTACGGTTAGTGCTACGGCTACTACTTCGGCTACTACTACGGCTACTACTACGGCTACTACTACGGCTACTACTACGGCTACTACTGATAATATTACAACTAATGCTGATAATATTACGACAACTAATGCTGATAATATTACTACAACTAATGCTGATAATGTTACGACAACTAATGCTGATAATATTACTACAACTAATGCTGATAATATTACTACAACTAATGCTGATAATGTTACGACAACTAATGCTGATAATGTTACGACAACTAATGCTGATAATGTTACGACAACTAATGCTGATAATATTACGACAACTAATGCTGATAATATTACGACAACTAATGCTGATTCGAAAATAAATGgaagtaacaataatagtagtaatactaataataataactctAGTGCACATGAAGATGAAAAGACATTGCAGAGTACTAAACAGCAGTGTAacaaaaatggaataaagaACACACAGTTTAACAATAGAGTTAATGAAACTAATTTGGGTGGGAACAAACGATTAGATAACATCGATTCATTAGAATGTGGTTCAATAAATAGCAAGGAATGTAATATATCGAGACGACCAGTAGATATAGTAAAGAAAATCCTGAATTATgaggaaaaacaaaagcaTATTGATGAGTGCATACATAGTTTAAgcaaatataagaaaaacgATAAAGAGCTTCATATATCAAGTAATACAACAAAATGCAATGACAACAGCAgctcttttttaataaagccGTCTAACATGATTACTACACGTATGAATCAGGAATGTGTAACAACTGCTCAAAAGAGATTTAAAAGAAGTAGAATATACTTAGAAAGATCTTCGAAAGTTAGGAAGTTCAATAATGATACAGCAGTGACTATAGATGCGGGGACTAGCCAAAGAAACAACAATGATGATGCAAAACAAAGGAAACGATTTAGAAATGGTGAGGAAAATGAGATCATACATGAAGTGGATGGCACAAGTGGAACAGCGGATTACTCCGAAATTGTAAACATTATAGGGAAGGACGAACCGAGTAACGAATTACTGTTAAATGATGAGGGGGACGATGTGCACATGATAGAGGCCACGGTGGAACCGACCTTTTCAGTTGGCGTGATTGGCCCTGTTGACCAAGTTGGCCTAGTTGACCAAGTTGACCCAGATGGCCTAATTAACCCAATTGGCATAGTTAACCCAATTGGTATAGTTAACCCAATTGGCATAGTTAACCCAGTTAATCCAGGACTAGTTACCCCAATTGACGTGCCAAACTCAAATGGGAGGAGTCAGCAAAGGCTGAGATCTTCGTACCACATTGACAAACCATGTTCGAGCAGTAAAAACAACAAAAGAATTGCAACAAACAGCTGTACAAATATGAACGAAGggcatttaaaaaataatactgaTTCACCGTAtcccataaaaaaaataaaatataattattacgaCTCAGCGTTtctacatttattaaaaaaggaagataatttagaaaatttgTCAgctaaatatttaattaaagcatatacattaattcaatataataaaagatatatacatatacaaatagtTGACTATTTCAgatatataagaaaagaaatcttgttatattatgaaaaaataaatataaaatatattaaattgttAAACGAAATACAAGCAGAATATGATATGAAATTTCAGAATATTGTatcaaaatattcaaaacGTTTAGCAgcatatagaaaaaaaaaaaaaaatgttaatatggaaaatatgCCTATACCTATTGATATACACATTATTAATGGAAAACTTAAATGTCTTTATGAAACGTTTAACATAGTTCAAAGAACTATGATGGACAAAATTTCAAACTCGAAAATTGTCATGAAATACAAGCAAAGTGATATATACAGtccttcattttcttttgGAACTATTATATCATAA